The nucleotide window TCAGCGCCGGTGCAACGCTTCGCGCACCGGGGCGAAGCTGCGCCGGTGGTGCACGCACGGGCCATGCTGCGCCAGCGCGGACAGGTGCGCGGACGTGGGATAGCCTTTGTGCTGGTCGAAGCCGTACTGCGGGAATGCCGCATGCAACTGCACCATCATGCGGTCCCGCGACACTTTCGCCAGGATCGAGGCCGCCATGATGGCCGGCTCGATGGCATCGCCGCCGATCAGGGTTTCGGCCATGCAGTTGAGGCCCTTCGGCGCGCGGTTGCCGTCGATGCGCACCAGTTCCGGCAGCGGCTGCAAGGCGGCGATGGCGCGACGCATGCCTTCCAGCGTCGCCTGCAGGATGTTGAGGCGGTCGATCTCATCGGGCTCGACGAAGGTCACGTGCCACGCCAGTGCGTGCTGCTGGATCAGCGGGAACAACGCCTCGCGCCTGGCTTCGCTGAGCTGCTTGGAATCGTTGAGTCCGGCGATGGGGCGCGCCTGGTCCAGGATCACGGCGGCG belongs to Pseudoxanthomonas sp. F37 and includes:
- the rnhB gene encoding ribonuclease HII — translated: MTSASLFPDPVVRLIAGVDEAGRGPLAGPVAVAAVILDQARPIAGLNDSKQLSEARREALFPLIQQHALAWHVTFVEPDEIDRLNILQATLEGMRRAIAALQPLPELVRIDGNRAPKGLNCMAETLIGGDAIEPAIMAASILAKVSRDRMMVQLHAAFPQYGFDQHKGYPTSAHLSALAQHGPCVHHRRSFAPVREALHRR